TTTAGTTTTGCTTAAAAGTAACCACTACTTCACTTGAAGTAGTCTCGTTTCTTTGCAATTGTGCATAAGAGCGAGTTTATTGGTGTGTAAGGCATTAAACCTATGTTCGCTTTGAAATTTCTATCTGTCTTCTCTTCCATTGGAGACACAGTGTTGAGAGAAAGTTTTGTTTTTCCTAGAAATTTGAGAAATGTATTAGTAAAAGGAAGTCACAAGACCAAAAGTAACTCGAGAAAGTAGAAAAATAGAATAAACAATCTCAAAGCATTGCTGTAAGAAAAAACACCACAAAGAAGTAAATCCTACAAAACTACATAAAACATCTCTAGAGTGTCGTTGTGTAGGCAATGTTTGCAAGGTGAATGTTATTTGTAGTGGCAAAGCTAAGAGGGGGAGGTAGGGGCCTTGACCCcctctaaaatggaaaattttacatttaggccttttataagttataaaattttagattaaaaatggtaaaattacactttagcccctcaaaataataaaaatttgatttaatcctttaaaaattatttaatcttTAATtcataaatgaaataataaacaatctCAAAGCATTACTATAAAAAAAACACCACAAAGAAGCAAGTCCTACAAAATTACATAAAACATTTCTAGAGTGTCGCTATGTAGGCAAAGTTTGAAGGGTGAATGTCATTTGCAGTGGCAGAGCCAAGAGGGGCAAGCAAGGGCCCCGAGCCAcccctaaaatagaaaaaaaatcatttaggccttttataagttataaaattttaaattagtaatggtaaagttgcattttagcccctcaaataataaaagtttgatttaatcctttcaaaattataaatacaTAGTCTATCTATAATACCCCAGAATTTGGGGTTGGGAGTTTTGAGATTTGTAGGTAGGGTCAGTGGCTAGATTGGACAATTGGGTTTGTTGctgtgttttatgttagaatagGTCTGTTGGTCTGGTGGTTTGTTGTGTGTTAATTTGCCTTTGGGTTCTGGCTTTGAATCTTCGTATGTGTTTATGAgagtaattttattttagatttgttttTTTAGTTGCTAAAATATTTATTAGTTTTagctattttaatttatttttattttgagaatagaaaaaaaatctcaaaaagaaaaaaaagagtgtTGCACGTTCTTCCCCTCTTCTCTATTTTGTTCTCCATgacttttcaattttctttcttcctaAAAAGACAATATTCAGTTTCTTTTGATTTTTTGCTTCTTCCGTTTTATCGTTGTTGTCAGTTGTTTAGGGAGTTTTGATCTCGGGTGTTTGGTAAATCAGAAGAGAAGAAGGTAGGTTTTGCTTTTAGGGATTTTGATAATGTCTCTTTcgttttatgttttgttattgaaTTGAAGATTTTGTTAATTTGTATGTTAATTGAGGTTTTTGGATCGATTTGAAGGAGCGAATCGAACGATTCTAGTGTTTGCTATTGCGTCTAAGGTGTGTGTTCAAAAACTCTCCCTTTTAGTTATTGAATTTTTGAtttgttccgagaaattcaacaTATTTCGTGTGTTTTTTGAAATTGACAAATCGAAGTGTTGATTATTGTGGAATTGCTTGAAATTCTGAGTGTTTTTTGTGTGTTTCTGTGTAATTGAGGGTTGGGGATCGTTTCGACATCAAAGGCATATTTTGCAGCCTGTTTCggtgtggtttcgtgaccacacgggtggccacacggccgtgtgcaattagAAATttgggattttcgatgattgttgGTACcatacggcctggccacacgggcatgtgcccgcACACGGGCGTAGGTAATTAAAATTGAAAGTTTTTACAACCGTATTTATAGAGTTATTGGTAGGTAATtcaaatttaaagataattattatttaattttaaaatataattttaatagatTTATGATTATTGAAAGTAAAAAGATAATTAATGTTAAAATAAGCTTatataaaaatagctaaaataattttattcaagttatctttattatttaattaaatatttaactaaattttaaaaataattttatggataatatataaataaatattcaagttaaatcaaattgataaatcatctaattaatttttatattattaaatatttttctaaattttaaaattttcaactatctaattaaaattaaagttgtCCATGGGCTGAGTCATCAAGTAAAAAATTTGGACTCGTTTTCTAATCCTAGGTTCGCCCAACTTTGAAATATAGGtttaaaattttgctcaagccccagataaaaatgttaaaacttgaGCCCGAGCCGCCCGCTCTTATTAAAAtttcttatattatttttatataaaataaatttaaaagatataatacatcaaatataccaaatacattaaaataaatgtttctcaacaaattgaaaaaataaaaaatatgtttaataATACTAATATAAATGCAATTTAGCAAGTAAATAcatctaaaatagtagcaaaattactaataaaacaagagttatacaatatccaaataataataacaaaatagtagcaatatgaaagcaaaatggtagcaaaacaatgaaaaaatatggcaaaacaataaaaaaaacaaaaacaaattttaatttttttttgcaaattcagGTTAGGTCGAGTTGAGCTCGGGCCAAAAAAAGCTTACCTAAAAATAGgtcttatttttttttcaaaactcatTTTTCGGacctatatttttatccaaatcccTCACCTTTCGAGCCCGGCCTGGCCTATGGACAAGTCTAATTAAAATTACaacttaatatttaaaattattatctattaaaatttttaggattgcttttagtttttttttttaaatgtaaatgtgctttttgaaacataaatgaaaaattataaaatttatctttaaaaaatataaaattaaataaaaaatagatacctattattataattttaatgtttatataccttattatattatatatataatctaatataattatcaaaacattttaaaaattaaatattaaaaaattcaattcaaatttttaaacatttcatcaaacaccttAATTTAAAAACTCTTTTGTGTTGCAAATTGAATTTTAACTCGATTAACATGAATATTGTTGTCAATGTAGGAGGATGTGGGTTCGAGTAGTTAaagcacattatcctcctatttatgggttgatgATGAGCTTTGAATAGTTTTAAATATTGTGTCAAAGAGAAGATATTATCAAAGTCTAAAATgagaatattaaaaaaaaagctCTTCTGTGtttgatattttatttatatgGGTATATACATAAAATCATGAAGATAAGGATAAATATGTATATCCAATTTTATAACTAAATAACAAATATCtagtatatttttaaaaaatttgtataaacacaaattatttcaaattcataaataataatataaaataaaaatataacatcTTTTGCGATGTATAAATCATGGGAAAATATAAATAATCGTGTAAAATAAAACATTCAACTGTTAAATGTATATTAATATAGACAATATTTTAAATCGATATGATAAAAATATCGATTGATTTAAAAATTTAGATGCATGACAAGTACTATTACATTAATAAATTTAACGGttagattgttaaaatattaCTCATATAAAAGTTATGGAATGGTATAAAACTTGTATAAGTGAATCTCTCCCCATAAATCATTAACAAAAATTATATCACAAATTTATAAATGTTTAAGAAAAAGATTTCATCCAAATATGTATAAAATTTCATTAGTTAAAATATTCACAAAAATATTTATAAGGAAAAAAGTTATCTCAATTCAAGATCTAAAGAGAGTTAATTGTGTTGATTTGAATCTCTCACTAAATAAGACTATTAATGAGATAAAGCTTTAAAGAAAACTAATAAAAAACAATCTAATAGTTAGATTATGTTTTAAAGAAAGCCGATGGTTTCAGATCTATCACTAAATAAGACTTCTGATGAGATTCGAATTACGATGCTTCTCAAATATAAACGAGTTTTATTTTTACTATACTTTAAAAGATATGAGTTGTCACTCACTTGTGAGAtttaaaaaacttataaaaaaatatttaaaaatttttcaaactttATTTCCTCAAAAACTTTTATTATTCTTGAGATTTTAAATTACCAAACTATCCCCTCAACCCATGGTTATTAATTAACCAAAGGTTAACCAATCATGACAAATAACTAGTATAAAATAAAGGGTTTGGGGGTGGGGGACTTTGTTTGAAACCCTACTCAAAAACTTGCCCATACTTTTTTTCTCtcctatatatatatttaacacattcaTTATTCACCCCCAaagagttttttttcttttaagatttgaaaaaaaaaaaccccaaagagagagaaaaaaatagCAAAAAGAGAGGGGCTtaataaaaaaaccctaaaaagaaAAGGGTAGAAAAAAAAGTAGCAAAAGAGAGAATTTGAggggtgaaaaagaaaaaaaaccccaAAGGCAAAGGGAGTCTAAAGGGAGGGGCTATCGAAAATCCTTGCTTATTTTCACACCCCAAAGGGgccaaaaggaaaaaaatataatACTGGTatgtttatttttcaattttctctctttatttttgaaattttttgtttAATTAGTCTAAATTTTTATAAGAGAAATTCAAAATTGTTTGAGAATCTTGGATTTTCTATTCAAGGGTTTGTATCTGTAAAACCTTGTAATTTAGCCCctgaagaaaaattctaaagcCGTTTTTCCTCTTTTCGCTCCATCTGCAATTAAGAGAAAGTGAGAGAAAGCGCGGGACAAAACCAAAATTCACAAATCAAAACCCTAGattattaattttcattttttccGCCAAAAAATTGATAGCATGCAAGACCCCAGATGATTAGTTGGTATTTAAAATCTAAATATTTCAGttgtgagtttttttttttaatttgtttttatttcgttttggtcccccaaaattttatttattttgcgtTTTTGGTGAAAGAATGAATGATTATACAAATATACAAAGAATTATTTGTTTTTAGGTTTTGAATTCGAAATCCATGGCAGGGTGGTCTATGAGAGCTGATGGGTCTTCACTAGATTGCGCTAAAACCCTAGAAAAACTCGAGCCAGCTTTGGTCGATCTCGATCCCTTTTCTGAAGGATTGTTTTTGAAATCTGAACCTGATAAGATTAGGTTCTGGTTTAACAAGTTTCTTGGGTTGTTTTTAAAAGAGGTTTGTGCCCAAGGTTGCTATCGGCCTCTTCCTCCATTGCTTGCAGATGGGCAACCTGTGGATTTGTTTAAGCTTTTCTTGGTTGTAAGTGAGAATGGTGGGTACAATGCTGTTTCAAAAAGTGGGTTATGGGATTTGGTTGCTAAAGAATCTGGGTTTGATTTAAATGTGGCTTCATCTCTTAAGTTAGTTTATGTTAAGTACTTAGTTTCATTAGAGAGATGGTTGGAACAATTTTTTCAAAGTGAAGACTCGAAGATTGAATCGAATTGTAGTGGTCATTTGATGGAGTTGGGAGCTGAGCTTAAAGGGTTTTTGTTGGAATCGAAGAAGAAAGTTATGGAATATTCACAAGTTGAGGAGAGTATAGTGGCAGGGTCAGATAGAGGAGATAAGTGCGTAAAAGGGGAGGAATCTATGCGTATCGATTTGACAAAGAGGGTTTTACGTTATGAGGAAGTTGAAAATTTGCAGAATGATGATGATCTAAAGAGTACGTTGGTTGAAAATTTGCAGAATGATGATGATCTAAAGAGTACGGTGGTTGATTCGGAGTGTGAAAAGAGGTTCATTTTAATCGATGTAGATGATATGCCTTCCGATATGGCGAAAAGTGGCACCAACTCAATGTGTAACGAGGATGAGGATTGTGTTGAATGTAAGCAATACACGGATattgttgatgatgatgatgttatgATATTAGATTCAAACAGCATTAAGGAAAACTTTTCATCTCATAAGCGAAAACGGGATTCTACATGGGAAATGCTTAATTGGGTTAACGAGGTTGCAAAGGATCCTTGTGCTTTGGTGGTTGGTTCATTACCAGAGAGTTCAAAATGGACGGCTTATGGGAGTGAAGAACTTTGGAAGCAGGTTTTATTGTTTCGGGAAGCTGCCTTTGGAAGAAAGGATGATAGTTCAAGTGCTGGCCAGTCCAATTTGCAGGTACGCATCAGCCTTTTCTAAGCTTGCCTGCATTTTGTTCATTAATTCAAGCTAGATGTTAATATACTTATCACCTGTTCCttttattgtttattttgttaattgATCTTAGAATAATTTATATCATtcttaaatttcaatttcattgaATGCTGTGGAGGTAGTTTGCTTGAAAATGCTCCATTATGCATTTTTACTTCCTTGTGATTAATAAGATCAGCTGCATGTCATCCATCTTGGTGCTAGAAAAGGAAAGTAGCAAAATTAGCCATTGTTGATAAAGTACTGAGAGGCTCTTATATTACGAGTGAGATTGTATTTTGCATATCTACTAATGAGTAAATTAGTCCATGTAATTTAGATTAAATAGCAAATTTgttctattaaaaatttcttttatttctaCTTTTAAAAATTGGTTCATGTACATTAACATGAAATGCAGGTGGCACGTCGCCTGTAACTGTTTGACCAATTTTTAACCTTAGgaattgatgaaattttaataGAGATGACCAGTTTGCCCTTTATTCTAACgtataaagattaatttattcatttttttaataaatggtaCAAAATGTAATTTGACTCTTAGTAAAGGGCCTCCGTTGTACTTTTACTGTCATTGTTCTAAACATATCTATTCATCACTCTGCATGCCCTTAGATTTAGGTTGTTTATGTGTGTCATATTTCATCACATTCATTCAGGGGTAAGCGTTTGATCGATCGAATTAAGTGAAAAaattgagttaatcgagttgattagtcctattttatcatcttaactcgatttgaattttttttaatcgaGTCGAATGAAATTGTTTGAGtgttaaattaaaatcttgttacagtataactaattccattttagagcacataaattcaaagccatatatatttgaaaactttttcaaagtaAAATAGTAAAAGAATACTATCATacacttgaatcattaattaacttatttagacccaaaattattattatagaaaattttaatttttaactttctttatatatatatatttagaattttttgaaattttataaatattctgaaatttaaaattttttgaaaatttgaaaattattttgaaatttttattgaaagtgatcaatttgttcattttcaaacttgacatAGACTAAAATAGTATTTACACCAATCTGTTATTTGAatattcgagttattcaaattgtaaaatttaactcaatttaattaactcgaaattcgaatttattttttgattttttcgaATTGAATCGAGTTTTGTTCACCTTTCATTTAAAACCATTAATTTGTGTACTCTCATTTTGTCTCTCTATTTGAATGTGGGGTGTGATAAAAAATAGTGGCGTCATTGTAGTAGAGTGATTAAAATCAATAGTGAACTTTGTTGTATGGATGCAAACATAGTGGTTGCGGTGAAATGGGAAAGAAAATGaccattaatttataattaaaatatttttacttatGTTATCTATGCTAAATTAACTTGCTTCACTATATGGGTGACAAAAAAATTCTTATGCTTCATACAtattttgtaaaaaataaaaattataaatattcatGTAAGTTTGTTAAataatttatggttttatttagGGGTAAGCAAAATTTGATCTAATTCGAAAAAgtcgatttttttttaaaattcgcattattcgaattattcgagtaaactcgaataagtaattcgagttcgaatcgagttgaattttacaattcaaataatagatTGGTATAAATATCTTTTTAGTCTctgtcaagtttgaaaatgagcATTTTGGATTCTCTCaacaaaattgtaaaataattcaaaaaattgtaaaataattcaaaataattttaaaatttaaaataattttaaaattcaaaatatttataaaaatttcaaaataaattcaaaaaatatataaagttaaaaattaaaaaatttctaaGTAAGTTAATTAGTAATTCAAGTTTATCGtagtatatttttttattttgttttgaaaaagttttaaaatttatgattttaaatttatatattctaacatgaaattaattatcttggaacaagattttaatttgatatgtttatttttttaatttaacttaaacaaTTTTATTCGCTCgatttgaaaaaatttcaaatcgggttaggatgataaaataggactcgtcaactcgattaactcaattTTTTCACTAGATTCGATCGAACGTTTACcctagttttatttatttattttgagtgAAATTGTTTTTATGGGAGTGGATggttattttaaaaatagtaaaattttaggATGAAGTTTTTCTAAAAGATTATTAAGGTCTTTTAagatattgtataaaatattCTTAATTTAATGTTTTTACGGGTTTAAATttcattctattcaaaatttaatttttccattttaatattgtatatattgcattatttattgtatgttattttaaaCACACTCTTGTATTCTAAATATGTTGTTTTTACATGCTTACGTGTGTGATAGAATTTTTAATATACATGTAATACATGTAAGTTTTAAATTATtgatggttttatttattttgagtgAAATTGCTTTCATGGAAGtggataattatttttaaaaatagtaaaatttgtaGGATGAAGTTTCTTTCTAAAAGATTATTAAGTTCTTTTAAGATATCGTAAAAAatgtgtttaaattttgttttattcctAATTTAATCtaacttttcattttaatattttacataTTGCATGTGTTATTAGTAATTAGTTTCAAATCATACATTCTGTctgttatttttaaacatatcCAGTATTTTAAATACGTAACttttacatgcatatgtgtgtgaTAGAATTGATCATATATAAGTTTTTTAAATTATTgatggttttattttttattttgagtgaTTGTTTTTACGGAAGTGGATggttattttaaaattgaaaaattttaagattGAAGCTTTTTTTCTAAAAGATTATTAAGTTCTTTTAagatattgtataaaatattaaaagtcataaacaacttttacaataaTAATTgttgatatttaaaagaaatgggcTTTTAATGTTTTCATACTTGAGTTGATGATTAGTTAACTTATGATATCAACTCAATCAAGGTTTTATATATAATatctatttatattatatttaaattcttGATTGAGTTGATGTTATGAGTTAGTTAGACATGTACTAActtatttgaaaaataactaaaataattttctatgtattaagttatatttttatgagagtattttttctttttatatttttatatgaaattaataaaaacaattcatatatagactttttatatataaattttttatccAATTCTTAATATAATTTCTCTCATTGAGATTGGTGTCACGGGTTGAAACTTACAAAAAAacttatttttggaaaaatactaGATAAAGGGTGTAAGTGttatttaacataaaattttaaatatctataCTGTTGATTAAACCTTTTATTGAGTTGATGTCACTTATCAACTGGTTCCCAACTCAGTTAGGGAATTACCAACAAACCATTGTATTTATGTAGTAAGTTATATAATTATGAGGGTGTTTTcatctttttatatatttataattcaataaaaattatccaTGAGATTTGACATGCAtatagaaaaattttcatttatcatttaatctaaaacaattttaaattttatttgaaactttaaTAACTTATAAGTGCGttctaaatttttatatatttgtgtatattaataatgttgttgatTGAATTAGTGTTATAAGTTAACTTGATATTAACTCAAGATTGATGACAAAATAATGATAAACAATtgtattcatttaatatttttagtctcgtgtgtttttttgtttaaatttcgTTTTAAATACATGATTTCCCCATGCATGCGCGTGTGGTAAGgtttttaattttcattaatgATCTTCAAAATTTAGGGccatttaatttataaaattacccatttCACCTGTAACTTTCCATTTTCTCTCATTTCTAACTTATATATAACTtctatttcttttcctttcttattcAGTTCCTCACCCACATTGTTGTATAAGTAGTTTGTCTTTTTTAAAGAAAACCATTGCATTAACTTCTCTCAAATAATTCTTTTTGACATTGAAATTTCTGGCTTTGTGGTCATTCAAAAGCTATGCTACTATTTTTTGGGGATTAGGTTCAAATTAACCATTACTTAGGATGATAGATTAAATTTACCACTCATGATTGCAATTTTCCGTTGTACTctctaatttggttaaaaaaaaatagaagataGAATATTTTGTTAAGACTCTCACATAATATTCTTTTGTCaaacttgtgatttttttttatcgATATTCGAAACTTCTTATGGTAAAATTGCATATCTATTCAAGGATAAGTGGTAAATCAGTATccctttttcattttattatcaGTTACGGACATGTTTGGCTTTGTCAttctttttaattataaaaaattgtctGCAGGTTGAAGTTTCTTTTAGAATCTATGCATTTTGCGGTCATCTTCTGTGAGATCATTTGAATAACTTACTGTTTGTATTCTTTTTTTCATAGTACTAAATAATGATTGCAGATGGCTTAGTTTGAGTTTGGTTAAAAggggttttaaataagtttaagcCATATTGTTTGACTTCGGCTTTTCTCGGGGTTTAATTTGACAATTATCCAATTTTCCCGAGCATGAAATAATACTCTTTGCCTGTGGCTTGTCTCCGTATTAGCCTTACCATGTAAGATAATGGTTATGTTGATAATGCTATTAGCCAAAACCATACATATATTTTCCTTGTTGGTTGTGTATTGCGCTATTTATTGGTCTccataaacatttatttatttcattgtgTGCTTACTTTGTAGAAAAATCAGAAGATGCATCCCTTCATGTATGATGACGATAATGGGAAATTCGGGTATAACCTTAGAGAGAGGCTGAGTTGCACAAGGAAGGTCTTTTTTGGGAAAAAGACTTCAAAAGGACAGGATCGATCACAACCCTCCTCCTCAGGGAATCATAGTGATTTGGACGGTTCTACGATAGGGATCAGCAAGCATTTGCATGGAACTTGTGACACTGCAACCCCAGGGTCAGTGTTTGATTACGATGTCGACATTCAAGTTCCTATTGGCCCATTGTTTCAAGTTGAGGTACCAGAGTGGACAGGGGTAGTTTCAGAAAGTGATTCAAAATGGTTAGGGACTCGTGTTTGGCCAttggaaaagaaagaaaacaggACTTTTATTGAACTTGATCGTATCGGGAAAGGAAGACCGGATTCATGTGGTTGCCATATTCAAAATTCTATACAATGTGTAAGGTTTCACGTTAGCCAGAAAAGAATGAAAATCAAGCTTGAGCTAGGTTCAGCTTTCAACAAATGGAATTTTGATCAGATGGGTGAATATGTTGCTATTGCTTGGGGTGAAGAAGAAAAGAGCATGTTTTCGTCTATCATAAAGTCAAATTTGCCGTCGTTAGACAAATCTTTCTGGGACGAGATCTACAAGTATTTCCGTAACAAAAGTAGGGAAGAACTTGTTTGTTACTATTACAATGCCT
This window of the Gossypium arboreum isolate Shixiya-1 chromosome 12, ASM2569848v2, whole genome shotgun sequence genome carries:
- the LOC108479766 gene encoding AT-rich interactive domain-containing protein 1 isoform X1, yielding MAGWSMRADGSSLDCAKTLEKLEPALVDLDPFSEGLFLKSEPDKIRFWFNKFLGLFLKEVCAQGCYRPLPPLLADGQPVDLFKLFLVVSENGGYNAVSKSGLWDLVAKESGFDLNVASSLKLVYVKYLVSLERWLEQFFQSEDSKIESNCSGHLMELGAELKGFLLESKKKVMEYSQVEESIVAGSDRGDKCVKGEESMRIDLTKRVLRYEEVENLQNDDDLKSTLVENLQNDDDLKSTVVDSECEKRFILIDVDDMPSDMAKSGTNSMCNEDEDCVECKQYTDIVDDDDVMILDSNSIKENFSSHKRKRDSTWEMLNWVNEVAKDPCALVVGSLPESSKWTAYGSEELWKQVLLFREAAFGRKDDSSSAGQSNLQKNQKMHPFMYDDDNGKFGYNLRERLSCTRKVFFGKKTSKGQDRSQPSSSGNHSDLDGSTIGISKHLHGTCDTATPGSVFDYDVDIQVPIGPLFQVEVPEWTGVVSESDSKWLGTRVWPLEKKENRTFIELDRIGKGRPDSCGCHIQNSIQCVRFHVSQKRMKIKLELGSAFNKWNFDQMGEYVAIAWGEEEKSMFSSIIKSNLPSLDKSFWDEIYKYFRNKSREELVCYYYNAFLLQRRANQNRTTPSNINSDDEEPEEESESVSKGSKREAIKPYTSILISPKKSHKRTRYSS
- the LOC108479766 gene encoding AT-rich interactive domain-containing protein 1 isoform X2; its protein translation is MRADGSSLDCAKTLEKLEPALVDLDPFSEGLFLKSEPDKIRFWFNKFLGLFLKEVCAQGCYRPLPPLLADGQPVDLFKLFLVVSENGGYNAVSKSGLWDLVAKESGFDLNVASSLKLVYVKYLVSLERWLEQFFQSEDSKIESNCSGHLMELGAELKGFLLESKKKVMEYSQVEESIVAGSDRGDKCVKGEESMRIDLTKRVLRYEEVENLQNDDDLKSTLVENLQNDDDLKSTVVDSECEKRFILIDVDDMPSDMAKSGTNSMCNEDEDCVECKQYTDIVDDDDVMILDSNSIKENFSSHKRKRDSTWEMLNWVNEVAKDPCALVVGSLPESSKWTAYGSEELWKQVLLFREAAFGRKDDSSSAGQSNLQKNQKMHPFMYDDDNGKFGYNLRERLSCTRKVFFGKKTSKGQDRSQPSSSGNHSDLDGSTIGISKHLHGTCDTATPGSVFDYDVDIQVPIGPLFQVEVPEWTGVVSESDSKWLGTRVWPLEKKENRTFIELDRIGKGRPDSCGCHIQNSIQCVRFHVSQKRMKIKLELGSAFNKWNFDQMGEYVAIAWGEEEKSMFSSIIKSNLPSLDKSFWDEIYKYFRNKSREELVCYYYNAFLLQRRANQNRTTPSNINSDDEEPEEESESVSKGSKREAIKPYTSILISPKKSHKRTRYSS